The proteins below come from a single Streptococcus porcinus genomic window:
- a CDS encoding helix-turn-helix domain-containing protein produces MLRMIIVEDEHLIRKWLSQVIDYKQMGIDLLACARDGQEGIEAIIRFEPDIVLTDIMMPRKTAFDMFEATRKYNYQKIILSSFSDFQNAKRAMQYGVINFLEKPLDTDELRDCLWQICLDLKSEDILLVNEEELIKQFPTIALPASDDNSLSAQVISYLHHHYNQTISTEAIAHQFGYSESYLYKKVKDELGITLKDYLNRYRVRRAIQCILEDPSLMVYQVSSSVGFSDYNYFGKVFRRYTGLTFTEFKENFTH; encoded by the coding sequence ATGTTACGAATGATTATTGTCGAAGATGAACATCTAATTAGGAAGTGGTTGAGTCAAGTGATTGATTATAAACAAATGGGGATTGATTTGCTTGCTTGTGCCCGTGATGGTCAAGAGGGCATTGAGGCTATTATAAGGTTTGAACCGGATATTGTTTTGACTGATATTATGATGCCACGAAAAACAGCTTTTGATATGTTTGAAGCGACGAGAAAATATAACTATCAGAAAATTATTTTGTCCTCATTTAGCGATTTTCAAAATGCTAAGAGAGCTATGCAATATGGTGTTATTAATTTTTTAGAGAAGCCTCTAGACACAGATGAATTACGTGATTGTCTTTGGCAGATTTGTTTAGACCTTAAATCGGAGGATATTCTCTTAGTTAACGAAGAGGAGTTGATTAAGCAATTTCCAACGATTGCTTTACCAGCTAGCGATGATAATTCTTTATCAGCTCAGGTTATTTCTTATTTGCATCATCATTACAATCAGACTATATCAACGGAGGCTATTGCTCATCAATTTGGGTATAGTGAGAGTTACCTTTATAAAAAAGTCAAAGATGAACTGGGCATTACCTTAAAGGACTATTTAAACAGGTACCGAGTGCGTCGAGCTATTCAATGTATTTTAGAAGATCCCAGCCTTATGGTTTATCAAGTTTCATCTTCCGTAGGCTTTTCCGACTATAACTATTTTGGTAAGGTTTTTCGTCGTTATACTGGCCTAACATTCACGGAATTTAAAGAGAATTTTACTCATTAA
- a CDS encoding ABC transporter substrate-binding protein gives MRKKSLTVLMALVALLGLSACGSKAENKKEAKGSDKLVVYSPNSEGLINATVPAFEEKYGVKVELIQAGTGELFKKVESEANKPVADVVFGGSYTQYAQHPELFEKYTAKDNDKVIKDYQNTTGYSTPYTLDGSVLIVNPDLTKGMKIKGYKDLLNPELKGKIATADPANSSSAFAQLTNMLKATGGYDKNTSWNYVKDLFTLVDGKINSSSSNVYKSVADGEMAVGLSYEDPSVKLLNDGANVKVIYPEEGSVFLPASAAIIKNAPNKSNAKKFIDFIVSKDAQDALGTETTNRPVRNDAKVSKNMKSLKDIKTINEDYDYVIKHKAEIVKRYNDIFVDIQSK, from the coding sequence ATGCGCAAAAAAAGCTTAACGGTCTTAATGGCCTTAGTTGCACTTTTAGGGCTATCTGCTTGTGGTTCAAAAGCTGAAAACAAGAAGGAAGCTAAAGGAAGTGATAAATTAGTTGTCTATTCTCCAAATTCTGAAGGCTTAATTAACGCTACGGTTCCGGCTTTTGAAGAAAAATATGGGGTCAAGGTAGAATTGATTCAAGCAGGAACAGGTGAACTCTTCAAAAAAGTTGAAAGTGAGGCAAATAAACCTGTTGCCGATGTTGTTTTTGGTGGTTCCTATACACAGTATGCCCAACATCCTGAACTTTTTGAAAAATACACAGCAAAAGATAATGATAAAGTTATTAAGGATTATCAAAACACAACGGGTTACTCAACACCTTATACTCTGGACGGTTCGGTTCTGATTGTCAATCCGGACCTTACCAAAGGGATGAAAATTAAAGGTTACAAAGATCTGCTCAATCCTGAACTTAAGGGGAAAATTGCTACAGCAGATCCAGCTAATTCTTCTAGCGCCTTTGCCCAGTTAACCAATATGCTGAAAGCCACTGGTGGCTATGACAAAAACACATCTTGGAATTATGTCAAAGATCTCTTCACATTAGTGGACGGTAAAATCAACTCTAGCTCATCAAATGTCTACAAATCTGTTGCTGATGGTGAAATGGCTGTTGGTCTTTCTTATGAAGATCCAAGCGTGAAATTACTAAATGATGGTGCTAATGTCAAGGTTATCTATCCGGAAGAAGGATCTGTTTTCCTACCAGCTAGCGCTGCTATTATTAAAAATGCACCAAATAAGTCAAATGCTAAAAAATTTATTGACTTTATCGTATCTAAAGATGCCCAAGATGCCCTTGGTACTGAAACAACGAACCGCCCTGTTCGTAATGATGCTAAGGTTAGTAAAAACATGAAGTCACTAAAAGATATTAAGACAATCAACGAAGATTATGATTATGTTATCAAACATAAAGCTGAGATTGTCAAACGTTACAACGACATTTTTGTTGATATTCAGTCTAAGTAG
- a CDS encoding ABC transporter ATP-binding protein — MSQITIKNAKKIYHDTPVIENLNVVIPDGSLFTLLGPSGCGKTTLLRMIAGFNSIEGGDFYFGEERINQKEPSRRNIGMVFQNYAIFPHLSVKDNVAFGLKQRQLSKTEIECRVDKYLKLMQIDQFKDRKPENLSGGQQQRVALARALAISPDVLLMDEPLSNLDAKLRIDMRQAIKEIQKEVGITTVYVTHDQEEAMAISDYIAVMYLGEIQQIGKPKELYHRPSNEFVATFIGRTNMLDADLIHQDTQAYLQFKDGYTISFPSLNHLQDQAVRVSVRPEEFIRQSDGPIEAVIKDSTYLGLNTEYIVEPPFASRLQVIEESTLEEDFGPGDTIRLAINAQKINVFSADGKVNLLGVK; from the coding sequence ATGAGTCAGATTACCATTAAAAATGCTAAGAAAATTTATCATGATACACCAGTCATTGAAAACCTCAATGTTGTGATTCCAGATGGTTCTCTCTTTACTTTGCTTGGGCCCTCAGGTTGTGGAAAAACAACATTGTTACGAATGATTGCTGGTTTTAATTCTATTGAGGGTGGAGACTTCTATTTTGGAGAAGAACGTATCAATCAAAAGGAACCGAGTCGTCGCAATATTGGTATGGTTTTTCAAAACTATGCTATCTTTCCTCATCTTTCTGTAAAAGATAATGTAGCATTTGGATTAAAGCAACGACAATTATCAAAAACGGAAATTGAATGTAGAGTTGATAAATACCTGAAACTGATGCAAATTGATCAATTTAAAGACAGGAAACCAGAAAATTTGAGTGGCGGACAACAGCAAAGGGTTGCTTTGGCGCGTGCTTTAGCTATTAGTCCTGATGTTTTGCTGATGGATGAGCCCCTTAGTAACCTGGATGCTAAGTTACGGATTGACATGCGTCAAGCAATCAAAGAAATTCAAAAAGAAGTTGGTATTACAACAGTCTATGTTACTCATGATCAGGAAGAAGCTATGGCGATTTCCGACTATATTGCAGTTATGTATTTGGGTGAAATCCAGCAGATTGGTAAGCCTAAGGAGCTTTATCATCGACCAAGTAATGAATTTGTCGCTACTTTTATTGGACGCACTAATATGCTAGATGCTGACTTAATCCATCAAGATACTCAAGCTTATTTACAGTTTAAAGATGGTTACACAATCTCCTTTCCATCTTTAAATCATCTGCAGGATCAAGCTGTCCGGGTAAGTGTTCGTCCAGAAGAGTTTATTAGGCAAAGTGATGGGCCTATTGAGGCTGTCATTAAAGATAGTACCTACTTAGGCTTAAATACGGAATATATCGTTGAACCCCCCTTTGCTAGTCGTTTACAGGTGATAGAAGAATCAACCTTGGAGGAAGATTTTGGTCCCGGTGATACAATCCGTTTGGCAATTAATGCTCAGAAAATCAATGTCTTTTCCGCTGATGGTAAGGTGAATTTACTGGGGGTGAAGTAG